The Novosphingobium kaempferiae genome includes a window with the following:
- a CDS encoding PepSY domain-containing protein, translated as MTRRVLFQVHWFLGITAGLVLAVMGLTGATLSFEDEIMRAISPGIVTLEPGSGRIMSPDAVIARASAAREGRRVEWLTVESDPARAWQVMFAPDPGERRGERSYIDPRDGRLLGKPNGEGFFRLVQDIHRWLAAPGGSKGWGRQITGFSTIALIFFALSGLYLRWPRRALDWRSWLVLDLRKSGRNLYRELHVVIGSWVAIAYLLSAFTGLWWSYEWYRTGAMVVLTGSAERDGGRESKEKGEPVPVSLARAWTTVERATGGRFESVSVTLPADGGKTTFRVLLPNARHDRMTDNLDIDVASGRLLKADRYADRGTGKVIATSMFEVHRGAIFGLPGRITIFVTSLAMPLFTVTGLLLYFARRRRKQALAEIEAAPVVTHTADEGMLVAYASQTGGAERLARQTAAVLGGAKVLPISSIDDAVLAEARRALFVVSTYGEGEPPDRARRFARETMATPPVAADLDYAVLALGDREYPQFCAFGHDVDRWLHSGGGRRLFDTIEVDGEDVDAERQWQQQLAALGADPMAADFAPAQYARWRLTERRLLNPGSKGGPAFLLALEPLGDAAHDWQAGDIAEVRPANDPAAVAGFLVRSGLDGTALVEGRTLAEHLADAVLPDAAEGSADEIVAGLRPLPHREYSIASIPADGRIELVVRQVRRDDGTLGLGSGWLTAHAPIGAEMALRLHANPGFRIADDHGKLILIGNGTGLAGLRGHLRQAASAGSTGHWLLLGERSRAHDAFLDDELQSWLADGTLARLDRTWSRDADCGRYIQNMIPEAAAVLREQVEDGSTILVCGSLLGMAPAVDAALRSVLGDERLEDMAETGRYLRDIY; from the coding sequence CATGGGCCTTACCGGCGCGACGCTCAGCTTCGAGGACGAGATCATGCGGGCAATCAGCCCCGGCATCGTCACGCTCGAGCCCGGCAGCGGCAGGATCATGTCGCCCGATGCGGTGATCGCCCGAGCCTCCGCCGCGCGCGAAGGGCGCCGGGTCGAATGGCTGACCGTGGAATCCGACCCCGCCCGTGCGTGGCAGGTCATGTTCGCCCCCGATCCCGGCGAGCGGCGCGGCGAGCGCAGCTATATCGACCCGCGCGACGGACGCCTGCTCGGCAAGCCGAACGGCGAAGGCTTCTTCCGGCTGGTGCAGGACATCCACCGGTGGCTCGCCGCACCCGGCGGCTCGAAGGGCTGGGGGCGCCAGATCACCGGGTTCTCCACCATCGCGCTGATCTTCTTCGCGCTCTCGGGCCTGTACCTACGCTGGCCCCGCCGCGCGCTCGACTGGCGTTCTTGGCTGGTGCTCGACTTGCGCAAGAGCGGGCGCAACCTCTACCGCGAACTGCATGTCGTGATCGGCAGCTGGGTCGCCATCGCCTACCTCCTGAGCGCGTTCACCGGCCTATGGTGGTCCTACGAGTGGTATCGCACGGGCGCGATGGTCGTGCTGACCGGATCGGCCGAGCGCGACGGCGGCCGTGAGAGCAAGGAAAAGGGCGAGCCCGTCCCCGTCTCGCTCGCCCGTGCCTGGACGACCGTGGAGCGCGCGACCGGCGGCCGGTTCGAATCGGTCTCGGTCACCCTGCCCGCCGACGGCGGCAAGACCACCTTCCGCGTGCTCCTGCCGAACGCCCGGCACGACCGCATGACCGACAACCTCGACATCGACGTGGCGAGCGGACGGCTGCTCAAGGCCGACCGCTATGCCGACCGCGGCACCGGCAAGGTCATCGCGACGAGCATGTTCGAGGTCCATCGCGGCGCGATCTTCGGACTGCCGGGGCGCATCACGATCTTCGTGACCAGCCTTGCTATGCCGCTGTTCACCGTCACCGGCCTGCTGCTCTACTTCGCGCGACGCCGCCGCAAGCAGGCGCTGGCCGAGATCGAGGCCGCGCCGGTCGTCACGCACACGGCGGACGAGGGGATGCTCGTCGCCTACGCCAGCCAGACCGGCGGCGCGGAGCGGCTCGCCCGCCAGACCGCCGCCGTGCTGGGCGGCGCGAAAGTCCTGCCGATCTCCTCGATCGACGATGCCGTGCTGGCGGAAGCCCGCCGCGCGCTCTTCGTCGTGAGCACGTATGGCGAAGGCGAGCCGCCGGACCGCGCCCGCCGCTTCGCGCGCGAAACGATGGCGACGCCGCCGGTCGCGGCCGATCTCGACTATGCCGTCCTCGCCCTTGGCGACCGCGAATATCCGCAGTTCTGCGCCTTCGGCCACGATGTCGACCGCTGGCTGCACTCTGGCGGTGGCCGTCGCCTGTTCGACACCATCGAAGTCGACGGCGAGGACGTCGATGCCGAGCGCCAGTGGCAGCAGCAACTCGCCGCGCTGGGTGCGGACCCGATGGCGGCGGACTTCGCCCCCGCGCAATACGCCCGCTGGCGCCTGACGGAACGCCGCCTGCTCAACCCCGGCAGCAAGGGCGGCCCGGCCTTCCTGCTCGCCCTCGAACCGCTGGGCGACGCCGCGCACGACTGGCAGGCGGGCGACATCGCCGAAGTGCGCCCGGCCAACGATCCTGCCGCCGTCGCCGGATTCCTCGTCCGCTCCGGCCTCGACGGGACCGCCTTGGTGGAGGGACGCACGCTCGCCGAACACCTCGCCGATGCCGTGCTGCCCGATGCCGCCGAAGGCTCTGCGGACGAGATCGTCGCAGGCCTGCGCCCGCTGCCCCATCGCGAATACTCGATCGCCTCAATCCCGGCGGACGGGCGCATCGAGCTTGTCGTGCGGCAGGTCCGGCGCGACGACGGCACGCTCGGCCTCGGCTCGGGGTGGCTGACCGCACATGCACCGATCGGCGCGGAAATGGCGCTGCGTCTGCATGCCAATCCCGGCTTCCGCATCGCGGACGATCACGGCAAGCTGATCCTGATCGGCAACGGCACCGGCCTTGCGGGCCTGCGCGGCCATCTGCGGCAGGCGGCGAGCGCAGGCAGCACCGGGCACTGGCTGCTGCTGGGCGAACGCAGCCGCGCGCACGATGCATTCCTCGACGACGAACTCCAGTCGTGGCTGGCGGACGGCACCCTCGCCCGCCTCGACCGCACATGGTCGCGCGACGCCGATTGCGGGCGCTACATCCAGAACATGATTCCCGAAGCCGCCGCCGTGCTGCGCGAGCAGGTGGAAGACGGCTCGACGATCCTCGTCTGCGGCAGCCTCCTCGGCATGGCCCCGGCGGTGGACGCGGCGCTGCGCTCCGTCCTTGGCGACGAGCGGCTGGAGGACATGGCCGAGACCGGGCGCTATCTCCGCGATATCTACTGA
- a CDS encoding response regulator transcription factor, whose protein sequence is MQILLVEDDAALAAHIMAGVREAGHVVEHCADGRDALVRATCECYDAIILDRMLPTLDGLKVLAALRATDDATPVLILSALGDVDERVRGLRAGGDDYMAKPFAMSELLARLETLARRNAPVAEQSSLLRVADLEIDLASHTVTRAGRRIALTLRELRIVAYLARNAGRVVTRTMLLENVWDYNFDPQTNIIDQHISKLRQKIAQDDEADLIHTIRGVGYMMRAG, encoded by the coding sequence ATGCAGATACTCCTGGTCGAAGACGATGCCGCGCTGGCGGCGCATATCATGGCCGGCGTGCGCGAGGCCGGGCACGTCGTCGAGCATTGCGCCGATGGCCGCGACGCGCTCGTCCGGGCGACCTGCGAGTGCTACGACGCGATCATCCTCGACCGGATGCTGCCCACGCTCGACGGGCTCAAGGTGCTCGCCGCCCTGCGCGCGACCGATGATGCGACCCCGGTGCTGATCCTGAGCGCGCTGGGCGACGTGGACGAGCGCGTGCGCGGCCTGCGCGCCGGGGGCGACGACTACATGGCCAAGCCCTTCGCCATGTCCGAACTGCTGGCGCGGCTGGAGACGCTGGCGCGCCGCAACGCGCCGGTCGCCGAACAGTCCAGCCTGCTGCGCGTCGCCGACCTCGAGATCGACCTTGCCTCGCACACCGTCACGCGGGCGGGACGGCGCATCGCCCTCACCCTGCGCGAACTGCGGATCGTCGCCTATCTCGCGCGCAATGCGGGGCGTGTGGTGACGCGCACGATGCTGCTCGAGAACGTGTGGGACTACAATTTCGACCCGCAGACCAACATCATCGACCAGCACATCAGCAAGCTGCGCCAGAAGATCGCGCAGGATGACGAGGCCGACCTGATCCACACCATCCGCGGCGTCGGCTACATGATGCGCGCGGGATGA
- a CDS encoding ImuA family protein produces MFHDQAGACIEDPPPDSGGGIPRLARAQLHEVHADGVDWAGALAFGLGAMDADGRKPVLLLRTRRRGAAMVPYGAGFAAFGVDPARLVVIDARDDAALLRAGLDAARSSGPAAVIVESWGRLREYDMVASRRLILAAERSRIPVVMLRGDADPRPSAAHTRWTVSTAPSVPLEPRAPGPPALLVELVRRRGGPAGMRWRLEWNDEHGGFRDIPLDHAAADADDRAGGRAAPLSGAVVPLPALRTGAPLRRIA; encoded by the coding sequence ATGTTCCACGATCAGGCCGGCGCCTGCATCGAAGATCCGCCCCCCGATAGCGGCGGCGGCATCCCCCGGCTCGCCCGCGCGCAGCTGCACGAAGTCCATGCCGATGGCGTGGACTGGGCGGGGGCGCTCGCCTTCGGGCTGGGTGCAATGGATGCAGACGGTCGCAAGCCGGTGCTGCTGCTGCGCACCCGCAGGCGCGGGGCGGCGATGGTGCCTTACGGCGCGGGCTTCGCCGCGTTCGGCGTCGATCCCGCCCGGCTGGTCGTCATCGACGCGCGCGACGATGCGGCGCTGCTGCGGGCAGGGCTTGACGCGGCGCGCAGCAGCGGCCCGGCCGCCGTCATCGTCGAGAGCTGGGGGCGACTGCGCGAATACGACATGGTGGCGAGCCGCCGCCTGATCCTCGCGGCGGAGCGCTCGCGCATCCCGGTGGTCATGCTGCGCGGCGATGCCGACCCGCGCCCGAGCGCCGCGCATACCCGCTGGACGGTCTCCACCGCGCCCTCCGTCCCGCTGGAGCCGCGCGCTCCCGGTCCTCCGGCATTGCTGGTCGAACTGGTCCGGCGGCGGGGCGGACCGGCGGGAATGCGCTGGCGGCTGGAATGGAATGACGAACATGGCGGATTCCGCGACATACCCCTCGACCACGCTGCCGCTGACGCCGACGACCGGGCAGGCGGACGGGCCGCGCCGCTATCTGGCGCTGTGGTTCCCCTTCCTGCCCTGCGAACGGGCGCGCCGCTGCGGCGCATTGCCTGA
- a CDS encoding DNA polymerase Y family protein — translation MTLADARARCPDLATAPHDPVADSRALERLAGAMIAFTPLVSLDAPDGVVLDVTGCAHLFGGEAALVRAVLAATGHAVRHALAPHVAAARALARFGGGTDVRALPVSALELDAEALSGLRRAGLETLGDLASRPMAGLAARFGELAVTRLRAILGEAGSPVVPLRLAEPIRLETRFPEPLARTDDALDVIEDLLAQASRTMEQRQLGGRRFLVTLHRTDNARRRLAVETGLAVRDPAAVMRLLRERIDTLSDPLDPGFGFDAITLAVLGAQHLPSRQIMLEDGREENADDVAALVDQLSVRMGEDSVRRVAPRDRHLPEKAQALVPALRLRNVQWPPPEDVPPRPLLLLDPPQQVDVIAGVPDSPPQRFRWKGRLHDVTLAEGPERIGAEWWRRRGGHMPGGAGETRDYYRIEDADGRRYWIFRHGLFSEKPDPRWYLHGLFP, via the coding sequence ATGACGCTGGCCGATGCCCGCGCGCGCTGCCCGGACCTCGCCACCGCGCCGCACGATCCCGTCGCCGATTCCCGCGCGCTGGAGCGGCTGGCGGGAGCGATGATCGCCTTCACCCCGCTCGTCTCGCTCGATGCCCCCGACGGCGTGGTGCTCGACGTGACCGGCTGCGCGCACCTGTTCGGCGGGGAGGCGGCGCTGGTGCGTGCGGTGCTCGCCGCCACCGGCCATGCCGTGCGCCACGCGCTCGCCCCCCATGTCGCCGCCGCCCGCGCGCTGGCGCGCTTCGGTGGGGGGACGGACGTGCGCGCCCTGCCGGTCTCCGCGCTGGAACTGGACGCGGAGGCCCTGTCCGGCCTGCGCCGCGCCGGGCTGGAGACGCTGGGCGATCTCGCCAGCCGTCCGATGGCGGGCCTCGCGGCGCGCTTCGGCGAACTCGCCGTCACCCGCCTGCGCGCGATCCTGGGCGAAGCGGGCAGCCCCGTCGTCCCCTTGCGCCTGGCCGAGCCGATCCGGCTGGAAACCCGCTTTCCCGAACCCCTCGCGCGGACCGACGACGCGCTCGACGTGATCGAGGATCTGCTGGCGCAGGCGTCGCGCACGATGGAGCAGCGCCAGCTCGGCGGGCGGCGCTTCCTCGTCACGCTCCATCGCACCGACAACGCGCGGAGGCGGCTGGCGGTGGAAACCGGGCTGGCGGTGCGCGATCCCGCTGCCGTCATGCGCCTCCTGCGCGAGCGGATCGACACGCTTTCCGACCCGCTGGACCCCGGCTTCGGCTTCGATGCGATCACGCTGGCGGTACTCGGCGCGCAGCACCTGCCTTCGCGCCAGATCATGCTGGAGGACGGCAGGGAGGAGAACGCCGACGACGTGGCCGCACTGGTCGACCAGCTCAGCGTGCGGATGGGCGAGGACAGCGTGCGCCGTGTCGCCCCCCGCGACCGGCACTTGCCCGAGAAGGCGCAGGCGCTGGTCCCGGCGCTGCGCCTCCGCAACGTCCAGTGGCCGCCGCCCGAGGACGTGCCACCGCGTCCACTCCTCCTCCTCGACCCGCCGCAGCAGGTGGACGTGATCGCGGGTGTGCCCGACAGTCCGCCGCAGCGCTTCCGCTGGAAGGGGCGCCTCCACGACGTCACGTTGGCCGAGGGGCCGGAGCGGATTGGCGCGGAATGGTGGCGGCGGCGCGGCGGGCACATGCCCGGCGGAGCGGGGGAGACGCGCGACTACTACCGCATCGAGGACGCGGACGGGCGGCGCTACTGGATCTTCCGCCACGGCCTGTTCAGCGAGAAGCCGGACCCGCGCTGGTATCTGCACGGCCTGTTCCCGTGA
- a CDS encoding glycosyl transferase: MLAIGGSHQFGHILPVALELERRHPGQVSLFVSSDAEAAAARDFAQGQVLPETVVLGLPGIAKLLPSALHKGLRLALQAERLRDAAVILCAERTSTILKRLPGHCPPILHIPHGAGDRAVGFEKRFRLFDHVMLAGRKDRDRLVESGVVTAEACTVTGPVKLSTVLAGALQRPPLFDNGRPTILYNPHFSKKYGSIEVFGQRLVEAVVADGHYNLVVAPHVRLAGRWSAAKRRQWEALAVPGQVVIDLGSSRCNDMTYTLGADLYIGDVSSQVYEFLAYPRPCLFVDARGVEWQDSEDYAMWHFGEVIAPEVDIAAAIERAFATHPAYVNWQRERMAYTIEGISWRPDGTPVFRGRSPVDGAADRVECFAGLRSERPGHLAAA, encoded by the coding sequence GTGCTTGCCATCGGTGGATCGCACCAGTTCGGGCACATCCTGCCCGTCGCGCTGGAGCTTGAGCGGCGCCATCCGGGGCAGGTGAGCCTGTTCGTGTCGAGCGATGCGGAAGCCGCGGCTGCCCGGGATTTCGCCCAGGGGCAGGTGCTGCCCGAGACGGTGGTGCTCGGCCTGCCCGGCATCGCGAAGCTCCTGCCCTCGGCGCTGCACAAGGGCCTGCGCCTTGCCCTGCAGGCCGAGCGCCTGCGCGACGCGGCGGTGATCCTCTGTGCCGAGCGGACCTCGACGATCCTCAAGCGCCTGCCCGGCCACTGCCCGCCGATCCTGCACATCCCGCACGGCGCGGGCGACCGCGCGGTGGGCTTCGAGAAGCGCTTCCGCCTGTTTGACCATGTGATGCTCGCCGGGCGCAAGGATCGCGACCGCCTCGTCGAAAGCGGCGTCGTCACGGCGGAGGCCTGCACCGTCACCGGCCCGGTCAAGCTCTCGACCGTCCTTGCCGGAGCGCTCCAGCGTCCGCCGCTGTTCGACAACGGCCGCCCGACGATCCTCTACAACCCGCACTTCTCCAAGAAGTACGGCTCGATCGAGGTGTTCGGCCAGCGGCTGGTCGAGGCGGTGGTGGCCGACGGCCACTACAACCTCGTCGTCGCGCCGCACGTCAGGCTGGCGGGCCGCTGGTCGGCGGCGAAGCGGCGGCAGTGGGAGGCGCTGGCGGTGCCGGGGCAGGTCGTGATCGACCTCGGATCGTCGCGCTGCAACGACATGACCTATACCCTCGGTGCCGATCTCTACATCGGCGACGTCAGCAGCCAGGTCTACGAATTCCTCGCCTATCCGCGCCCCTGCCTCTTCGTCGATGCCAGGGGCGTCGAGTGGCAGGACAGCGAGGATTACGCGATGTGGCACTTCGGTGAGGTGATCGCCCCCGAGGTGGACATCGCCGCCGCCATCGAGCGCGCCTTCGCCACCCACCCGGCCTACGTCAACTGGCAGCGCGAGCGCATGGCCTACACCATCGAGGGTATCTCGTGGCGGCCCGACGGGACCCCGGTGTTCCGGGGACGCAGCCCGGTGGACGGTGCCGCCGACCGGGTCGAGTGCTTCGCGGGCCTGCGCTCCGAACGCCCCGGCCATCTCGCCGCCGCCTGA
- a CDS encoding error-prone DNA polymerase — MSAFAELVTATNFSFLRGASPGAEMVVRAQAMGMTGIGIADRNTVAGVVRAHRAWKEIGRAKSGLRLIVGARLVFADGTPDIVAYPMTRHGWGRLTRLLTLGNRKSKKGECELHLSDLVEHAQEMALIVMPGSGDGDEALLATLRALAAHSHSTSTLTPRHCERSEAIQRHRAPHGLLRYARNDEGGGKAETTVRLWLAATMPRAGRDARRLAERMALSQRTGVPLIATNDVLYATPEDRPMQDVLTCIREGLTVQTAGRRLAANAERHLKFPVEMARLFRACPEALAATQDLLACVKFTLDDLRYEYPHEPVPEGWEPQPWLEHLVMEGSRKWFPDGLPPRYQETLNEEFGLIRDQKIAYYFLTVHDIVHYARSLDPPILCQGRGSAANSLVCYFLGVTPIDPVEEKLLFTRFLSTERDEPPDIDVDFEHERREEVMQYIYNRYGRDRAGIAATVIRYRQRSAIREVGKVLGMSEDITTRLSGTVWGSWGGTELPETRLTEAGFDPANPQVERLRDMVGRLLEYPRHLSQHVGGFVLSEGRLDELVPIHNAAMEKRTFIEWDKEDLESLGLMKVDILALGMLTAIRKSFDLLRDHGWRDLELATVPQDDVPTYDMLCRGDSIGTFQVESRAQIAMLPRMKPRELYDLVIQVAIVRPGPIQGGMVHPYLRRRTGEEKVVFPGPKGEMEDLLYKTMGVPLFQEQAMRLAIVAAKFSPAEADRLRRSMATFRRNGTIHEHQEKFVNGMVRRGYPQDFAEGCFKQIEGFGEYGFPESHAQAFGLLAYVSSWLKCHYPAVFTCALLNSQPMGFYAPAQLVGDAREHGVEVRPIDIRDSFWDNTLEGERILRLGLRQIGGFKKEWAEALKAAREAAPIANLEDAARRAGLPSRALRLLADADALGSLGQSRRQAGWEARRVPSAQLPLFAALDAPELAAEPEAALPAMAPSEEVVADYQTQRLSLKGHPMQFLREHFAGQGVRTCAEVNTAKDGQKVRVAGVVLIRQRPGKGNAIFITIEDETGIVNALLWAREFEKQRRAVMAARLMVIDGVVQHSKEGVVHLMVDLVTDASEAMARLSPPPMLKPEPMPGDAVRHPVYDPNRPTSGHASRGHPRNVRILPRSRDFH, encoded by the coding sequence GTGAGTGCTTTCGCGGAACTCGTCACCGCCACCAATTTCAGCTTCCTGCGCGGCGCCTCGCCGGGAGCGGAGATGGTCGTGCGGGCGCAGGCGATGGGCATGACCGGCATCGGCATCGCCGACCGCAACACCGTGGCGGGCGTGGTCCGCGCCCATCGTGCATGGAAGGAGATCGGGAGGGCAAAAAGCGGGCTGCGCCTGATCGTCGGCGCGCGGCTGGTCTTCGCGGACGGCACGCCCGACATCGTGGCCTATCCGATGACGCGCCACGGCTGGGGCCGCCTGACGCGCCTGCTGACCCTGGGCAACCGCAAGTCGAAGAAGGGCGAGTGCGAACTGCACCTGAGCGACCTCGTCGAACATGCGCAGGAGATGGCGCTGATCGTGATGCCGGGTAGTGGGGATGGGGACGAAGCGCTGCTTGCCACGTTGCGGGCGCTGGCTGCTCATTCGCACTCCACATCTACACTCACACCTCGTCATTGCGAGCGTAGCGAAGCAATCCAGCGGCATCGCGCACCGCATGGATTGCTTCGCTACGCTCGCAATGACGAAGGAGGGGGCAAGGCGGAAACTACGGTCAGGCTCTGGCTTGCCGCCACCATGCCCCGTGCCGGTCGCGACGCGCGTCGGCTGGCGGAGCGGATGGCGCTGTCGCAGCGCACCGGCGTCCCCCTGATCGCCACCAACGACGTGCTTTATGCGACGCCGGAGGACAGGCCGATGCAGGACGTCCTCACCTGCATCCGCGAGGGGTTGACCGTCCAGACCGCCGGTCGCCGCCTCGCCGCCAATGCCGAGCGGCACCTCAAGTTCCCCGTCGAGATGGCCCGCCTGTTCCGCGCCTGCCCCGAGGCGCTGGCGGCGACGCAGGACTTGCTGGCCTGTGTGAAATTCACCCTCGACGACTTGCGCTACGAATACCCGCACGAGCCGGTGCCCGAAGGTTGGGAGCCGCAGCCGTGGCTGGAGCATCTCGTCATGGAGGGCTCGCGCAAGTGGTTCCCCGATGGCCTGCCACCCAGGTACCAAGAGACGCTGAACGAGGAATTCGGCCTGATCCGTGACCAGAAGATCGCCTACTACTTCCTCACCGTCCACGACATCGTGCATTACGCGCGCAGTCTCGATCCGCCGATTCTGTGTCAGGGACGCGGCAGCGCGGCCAATTCGCTGGTCTGCTACTTCCTTGGCGTCACGCCGATCGACCCGGTGGAAGAAAAACTGCTGTTCACGCGCTTCCTCTCCACCGAGCGGGACGAGCCGCCCGACATCGACGTCGATTTCGAGCACGAGCGGCGCGAAGAGGTGATGCAGTATATCTACAATCGCTACGGCCGCGACCGTGCCGGGATTGCCGCCACCGTCATCCGTTATCGCCAGCGCAGCGCCATCCGCGAAGTCGGCAAGGTGCTGGGCATGAGCGAGGACATCACCACGCGCCTCTCCGGTACCGTCTGGGGCAGCTGGGGTGGCACCGAACTGCCCGAAACCCGCCTGACCGAAGCCGGGTTTGACCCCGCCAACCCGCAGGTGGAGCGTCTGCGCGACATGGTGGGGCGGCTCCTCGAATACCCCCGCCACCTTTCGCAGCATGTCGGCGGCTTCGTGCTGAGCGAAGGTCGGCTCGACGAACTCGTGCCGATCCACAATGCGGCGATGGAGAAGCGCACTTTCATCGAGTGGGACAAGGAAGACCTCGAATCCCTCGGATTGATGAAAGTTGACATTCTCGCGCTTGGCATGCTGACGGCGATCCGCAAGAGCTTCGATCTGCTGCGCGATCATGGCTGGCGCGATCTGGAACTGGCCACCGTCCCGCAGGATGACGTGCCGACCTACGACATGCTGTGCAGGGGCGACAGCATCGGCACGTTCCAGGTCGAGAGCCGCGCCCAGATCGCGATGCTTCCGCGCATGAAGCCGCGCGAACTCTACGATCTCGTCATCCAGGTGGCCATCGTGCGGCCCGGCCCGATTCAGGGCGGCATGGTCCATCCCTATCTGCGGCGGCGCACGGGTGAGGAGAAGGTCGTCTTTCCCGGCCCGAAGGGCGAGATGGAAGATCTGCTCTACAAGACCATGGGCGTACCGCTGTTTCAGGAACAGGCGATGCGCCTTGCGATCGTCGCGGCGAAGTTCTCCCCCGCTGAGGCCGACCGCCTGCGCCGCTCGATGGCGACGTTCCGGCGCAACGGCACCATCCATGAACATCAGGAAAAGTTCGTCAACGGCATGGTCCGGCGCGGCTATCCGCAGGACTTCGCCGAGGGTTGCTTCAAGCAGATCGAAGGTTTCGGCGAATACGGCTTTCCCGAAAGCCATGCGCAGGCATTCGGGCTGCTGGCCTACGTCTCGTCATGGCTGAAGTGCCATTATCCGGCGGTGTTCACTTGCGCGCTGCTCAACAGCCAGCCGATGGGGTTCTATGCGCCCGCGCAGCTTGTCGGCGATGCGCGCGAACATGGGGTGGAGGTCCGGCCTATCGATATCCGCGACAGCTTCTGGGACAATACGCTGGAGGGCGAACGCATCCTGCGCCTTGGCCTGCGGCAGATCGGCGGGTTCAAGAAGGAGTGGGCCGAGGCGCTGAAAGCGGCGCGCGAGGCTGCGCCCATCGCGAACCTTGAGGACGCCGCGCGCCGGGCCGGGCTGCCCTCGCGCGCCCTGCGGTTGCTGGCCGATGCCGATGCGCTCGGCTCGCTGGGGCAGAGCCGGCGTCAGGCGGGGTGGGAGGCGCGGCGGGTGCCTTCGGCGCAACTGCCGCTTTTCGCGGCGCTGGATGCGCCCGAACTGGCCGCGGAACCCGAAGCCGCGCTTCCCGCGATGGCGCCGTCCGAGGAAGTCGTCGCCGATTACCAGACCCAGCGATTGTCGCTGAAGGGCCACCCCATGCAGTTCCTGCGCGAACACTTCGCCGGGCAGGGGGTGCGGACCTGCGCGGAAGTCAATACCGCGAAGGATGGTCAGAAAGTGCGCGTCGCCGGGGTCGTGCTGATCCGCCAGCGACCCGGCAAGGGCAATGCGATCTTCATCACCATCGAGGATGAGACCGGCATCGTGAACGCGCTGCTCTGGGCGCGCGAGTTCGAGAAGCAGCGGCGCGCGGTGATGGCCGCGCGGCTGATGGTGATCGACGGCGTGGTCCAGCACAGCAAGGAAGGCGTGGTTCACCTGATGGTCGATCTCGTCACCGATGCCAGCGAGGCGATGGCGCGCCTCTCGCCGCCGCCGATGCTCAAGCCCGAGCCGATGCCGGGCGATGCGGTGCGCCACCCGGTCTACGATCCGAACCGGCCGACTTCGGGCCATGCGTCGCGGGGACATCCGCGCAACGTGCGCATCCTGCCCCGCTCGCGGGACTTTCACTGA